From Solanum stenotomum isolate F172 unplaced genomic scaffold, ASM1918654v1 scaffold33796, whole genome shotgun sequence, the proteins below share one genomic window:
- the LOC125852317 gene encoding uncharacterized protein LOC125852317 produces the protein MSLEKQVAQVANSLKLRPQGVLPSDTEPNPKQLHAVSTRGGLHLEELAPNKRDTEESNKPKKVEEVVKSSNVEVSIPQKKLPPPFPQRLKKQNEDECFGKFLSLLKQVHINLPLVDILQGIPKYAKYVKDIMASKRRLTEYETVALTEECSSRIQKRLPKKLKDPSSFTVQITIGQSVHARGLCDLGASINLMPLSLGSPKRTIVILQLADRSIARPEGVVEDVLVQVGSLIFLVDFVVLDFELDPEVPFILGRPFLATGKALIDVAAGQLTMKAHNKVEVFDVYRTLKLPSIYEELFAITVVDRLVDAYSVVPDDPLGRVLVSHKRDEGTEAQERETCLNLALVEPHKRRVEPLERELGPPPKPSIEEAPKLELKTLPAHLRYAFLGTNETLPVILSAELSEFQVGAALRILKRRKRAIGWQLADIHGISPALCMHRIYMEEDHKPSAQHQWRLNPLMKEVVRKKVIKWLDAGIVYPISDSKWVSPVQCVPKKGGMTMVRNEKNELIPIRTVTRWRICMDYRKLNNAT, from the coding sequence ATGAGTTTAGAGAAACAAGTTGCGCAAGTGGCCAATTCTCTGAAATTGCGTCCCCAAGGTGTGCTACCCAGTGATACTGAGCCCAATCCAAAGCAATTGCATGCGGTAAGTACTAGAGGTGGGCTGCACTTAGAAGAACTAGCTCCAAATAAGAGAGACACTGAGGAAAGTAACAAACCAAAGAAGGTGGAAGAGGTAGTAAAAAGCTCCAATGTTGAGGTATCCATTCCTCAAAAGAAATTACCGCCTCCATTTCCACAAAGGCTCAAAAAGCAGAATGAGGATGAATGCTTCggtaagtttctctctctccttaaACAGGTTCATATTAATCTACCTTTGGTTGATATTTTGCAGGGTATACCGAAGTATGCTAAATACGTGAAGGACATTATGGCTAGCAAGAGGAGGCTCACAGAATATGAAACCGTGGCACTTACTGAGGAGTGTAGCTCAAGGATTCAAAAGAGACTgcccaaaaagttaaaagatccGAGCAGCTTTACTGTGCAGATTACAATTGGCCAAAGTGTTCATGCCCGGGggttgtgtgatttgggggcTAGTATAAATTTAATGCCTTTATCTTTGGGTAGTCCAAAAAGAACCATTGTTATTCTTCAACTTGCCGATAGATCCATTGCTAGGCCAGAGGGGGTGGTAGAAGATGTGTTAGTGCAAGTAGGTTCATTGATTTTTCTGGTAGATTTTGTGGTATTAGACTTTGAACTCGATCCTGAAGTTCCATTCATTTTGGGACGTCCTTTTTTGGCCACAGGTAAGGCATTGATTGATGTAGCAGCTGGTCAATTAACCATGAAGGCACACAATAAGGTcgaggtatttgatgtttaccGCACTCTAAAATTACCTTCTATTTATGAAGAATTGTTTGCTATTACTGTGGTTGATCGCCTAGTAGATGCATATTCAGTTGTGCCTGACGACCCATTAGGAAGAGTGTTAGTAAGTCATAAGAGAGATGAAGGCACTGAGGCTCAAGAGAGAGAAACATGTCTGAATCTGGCATTGGTGGAGCCTCACAAGCGGAGAGTAGAACCATTAGAGCGTGAGTTAGGGCCACCACCAAAACCCTCCATTGAGGAGGCCCCAAAGCTGGAACTGAAAACATTGCCGGCTCACCTCAGGTATGCATTCTTGGGTACTAATGAAACTTTGCCTGTTATACTTTCTGCAGAGTTGTCTGAATTTCAGGTTGGAGCGGCATTGCGGATTCTAAAGCGGAGAAAGAGAGCTATTGGATGGCAGCTAGCTGACATCCATGGGATTAGTCCAGCGTTATGTATGCACAGAATCTACATGGAAGAGGATCACAAGCCAAGTGCACAACATCAATGGCGACTAAatcctttgatgaaagaagtggtGAGAAAAAAGGTAATAAAGTGGCTAGATGCTGGAATTGTGTACCCAATCTCTgatagtaagtgggtaagtcCGGTACAATGTGTTCCTAAGAAGGGAGGTATGACAATGGTAAGGAACGAAAAGAATGAGTTGATTCCTATTAGAACAGTAACCAGGTGGAGaatttgcatggattaccggaaaCTAAATAATGCTACCTGA